In the genome of Pangasianodon hypophthalmus isolate fPanHyp1 chromosome 23, fPanHyp1.pri, whole genome shotgun sequence, one region contains:
- the si:ch73-196l6.5 gene encoding riboflavin transporter 2 encodes MSLLTHILACLFGMGSWVTICGLWVELPLIVPQVPEGWYLPSYLSILTQAANVGPLFVTLMHQFQPGKLNETAVIYFIVSFGTLSSLLLAFFWKATVVVQGVERSIYLLILTFFISTVDCTSSVTFLPFMMQLKPEYLTSYYVGEGLSGLIPAVVALIQGVGVLQCVEGTQNLNPNETINGSLDSTNHLIPHYLPANFSAKAFFFFLAAMMFVCLVAFLLLNNLPVVARERSSSLRYQGAIRNKDFVKEKKSRERKPMMNSPNGIQKFNGMFGKGTYSWAQILYIFIILAWVNALTNSVLLSVQSYSCLPYGNHAYHWSATMASIANPLACFIAMFYAQRSLVLMGFLTAFGTVFGIYIMAMAVLSPCPLLVNHISGAILIVAAWTFFVLTLSYVKVIIAVILRDEGHSALVWCGAVVQLGSLLGAVIMFPLVNVYNFFSSGDPCNSTC; translated from the exons ATGTCCCTCCTCACTCACATCTTAGCCTGCCTGTTTGGAATGGGCTCCTGGGTGACCATTTGTGGGCTTTGGGTTGAGCTGCCCCTCATTGTCCCTCAGGTGCCTGAAGGCTGGTACCTCCCCTCCTATCTCTCCATCCTGACCCAGGCTGCTAATGTTGGTCCTCTGTTTGTCACCCTGATGCACCAATTCCAACCAGGAAAGCTCAATGAAACCGCTGTGATCTACTTCATTGTCAGTTTTGGGACCCTCTCAAGCCTCCTCTTAGCTTTCTTCTGGAAGGCGACGGTCGTAGTTCAAGGAGTTGAGCGCAGCATTTATCTCCTGATCCTGACCTTCTTCATCTCCACTGTGGACTGCACCTCATCAGTGACTTTCCTACCATTCATGATGCAGCTCAAGCCAGAGTATCTCACCTCTTATTATGTAGGTGAAGGTTTGAGTGGACTGATCCCGGCTGTAGTGGCTCTGATTCAAGGAGTAGGTGTCCTGCAATGTGTCGAAGGCACCCAAAACTTGAATCCCAATGAAACAATAAATGGGTCTTTGGACTCGACTAATCACCTAATACCACACTACTTACCAGCCAACTTCTCAgctaaggctttttttttcttcctggcAGCTATGATGTTTGTCTGCTTGGTAGCCTTCCTGCTTTTGAACAACCTCCCAGTAGTGGCTCGAGAGCGCTCAAGCAGCCTCAGATACCAAGGTGCTATTAGAAATAAGGACTTtgtgaaggaaaagaaaagccGTGAACGGAAGCCCATGATGAATTCTCCAAATGGCATCCAGAAGTTCAATGGGATGTTTGGAAAGGGAACCTACAGCTGGGCACAAATTTTATACATCTTCATCATCCTGGCCTGGGTGAATGCTCTGACCAATTCGGTGTTACTATCTGTTCAGTCCTATTCATGTCTGCCTTATGGAAACCATGCTTATCATTGGTCTGCTACTATGGCATCCATAGCAAACCCATTGGCCTGCTTCATTGCCATGTTCTATGCTCAAAG GTCTCTGGTGCTGATGGGGTTTCTGACTGCTTTTGGCACTGTTTTTGGCATTTATATCATGGCCATGGCAGTGCTGAGTCCCTGTCCACTGCTGGTCAACCACATTTCTGGAGCCATTCTAATA GTGGCAGCTTGGACATTTTTTGTTCTCACACTGTCCTATGTGAAGGTGATCATTGCAGTGATCTTGCGTGATGAAGGTCACAGCGCTCTTGTGTGGTGTGGTGCAGTAGTGCAGTTGGGCTCACTGCTGGGAGCTGTGATAATGTTCCCTTTAGTCAATGTGTACAACTTTTTCTCTTCAGGAGACCCATGCAACTCCACTTGCTAA